One genomic window of Amyelois transitella isolate CPQ chromosome 8, ilAmyTran1.1, whole genome shotgun sequence includes the following:
- the LOC106137334 gene encoding PWWP domain-containing protein 2A, translated as MAAVSETADMTIQKNSQILVNVEEALADLIVVSYCSENKKFQGILLDSQKGNLPFGVYSLHPAFSKKPETANSDNDKLHSVSQRFTYQEPSYASEITQKSKKPGPKAKAQRQKMTVRLRPRKVLCSNCKGICNDNSENVDVSRKRKLDSDDDTAREASESSSVEKKFLMGSMLIPKLSRLHPHEITSAIKGSKTNKASEKSISKSKGDKCNVNEKTTQELAFVGVPESDISDKEMKDENENGTDVSFSSMFPSARRLKICFGEGEGTVVKIPPPSGDFNEDSGVSCDMSKPPKPDLKAAKKAMKRAKRQAKKSADKTGTDSYTQSPKHIGALSPRNNMSNNQPILDPLEKKHKHKVKHKKKYKAQKKRDENTSKSNEETVNYFSDIKDNCFDQKMSISLRRLSSNSYEQQEEAESDSEDWEGEVVPDFPETAAESSGGKLIRVAPGDIVWGKVTGFPWWPGRVLSVTAASKAHVAWYASTTSSLMPCDSLSPFLEDYKIRFNKKKRGPYKEAVRLATIEAKRIESHTGDPLASPTHPNLSTMSPRPIDVFS; from the exons atggCGGCTGTCTCTGAAACAGCCGATATGACGATTCAGAAGAATTCACAGATTTTAGTAAATGTGGAAGAGGCATTAGCAGATTTAATTGTGGTCTCTTATTGtagtgaaaacaaaaaattccaAGGAATACTCTTGGATTCCCAGAAAGG TAATTTACCTTTTGGAGTATACAGTTTACATCCGGCATTTAGTAAAAAACCAGAAACTGCCAATAGTGACAATGATAAGCTACATTCCGTTAGTCAAAGGTTCACGTACCAAGAACCAAGTTATGCTAGTGAGATCACACAGAAGTCAAAAAAACCTGGTCCCAAGGCCAAAGCACAGAGACAGAAGATGACAGTAAGGTTAAGACCCCGCAAGGTTTTGTGTTCTAATTGCAAAGGGATTTGCAATGATAACAGTGAAAATGTGGACGTGTCTAGAAAACGCAAATTAGATTCAGATGACGACACCGCTCGTGAAGCCTCTGAGTCATCTTCTGTGGAAAAGAAATTCCTAATGGGCAGCATGCTGATACCTAAACTATCGAGGCTTCACCCTCATGAAATAACCAGTGCCATAAAAGGCTCTAAAACTAATAAGGCTAGTGAAAAATCaataagtaaaagtaaagGGGATAAATGTAATGTCAATGAAAAGACAACTCAGGAACTTGCATTTGTTGGTGTACCAGAGAGTGACATATCTGATAAAGAAATGAAAGATGAGAATGAGAACGGCACTGATGTATCATTTAGTTCCATGTTTCCTAGTGCTCGTAgactaaaaatttgttttggaGAAGGAGAAGGCACTGTGGTTAAAATACCTCCTCCTTCTGGAGACTTTAATGAAGACTCTGGTGTATCATGTGATATGTCTAAACCCCCAAAACCAGACTTGAAAGCAGCTAAAAAAGCAATGAAAAGAGCTAAAAGACAAGCAAAGAAAAGTGCAGATAAAACTGGTACAGACAGTTATACTCAATCACCCAAACATATAGGAGCTTTATCACCTCGAAATAATATGTCAAACAACCAGCCAATTCTAGATCCTTTAGAAAAGAAACATAAGCACAAAGTTAAGCACAAAAAGAAGTATAAAGCACAAAAGAAACGAGATGAAAACACAAGTAAAAGTAATGAGGAGACTGTGAATTATTTTAGTGATATTAAAGATAATTGCTTCGATCAGAAGATGTCTATAAGTTTGAGGAGGTTAAGTAGCAATTCATACGAGCAGCAAGAGGAAGCTGAGAGTGATTCAGAAGACTGGGAAGGAGAGGTTGTGCCGGATTTTCCCGAGACTGCGGCGGAGAGTAGCGGTGGGAAGTTGATAAGAGTAGCACCGGGAGATATTGTCTGGGGCAAGGTAACTGGTTTCCCTTGGTGGCCCGGAAGAGTGCTAAGTGTTACTGCTGCATCAAAAGCGCATGTTGCGTGGTACGCATCTACAACTTCCTCATTGATGCCATGTGACAGTTTGAGCCCATTTTTAGAAGACTAtaag ATACGCTTTAACAAGAAAAAGAGGGGTCCATACAAGGAAGCTGTAAGACTAGCAACAATTGAGGCTAAGAGGATAGAATCTCACACCGGTGATCCGCTGGCTAGTCCAACGCACCCAAATCTGTCCACAATGTCTCCACGTCCCATTGATGTGTTCTCATAA
- the LOC106135542 gene encoding sideroflexin-2: protein MSRIDITQPLWDQSSFYGRFRHFAFISNPLLSLASEKELLEAKELYNQYKAGKEPSGTPLKKVIRAKQLYESAFHPDSGELQNVFGRMSFQMPGGCIITGAMLQWYKTAKAVVFWQWVNQSFNALVNYTNRNANSPLTTTQMGMAYVSATSAALATALTFKFVVQKRAKNPIFARFVPFVAVAAANWVNIPLMRQNEILLGLDVTDENGKIIGKSQVAPIKGISQVVTSRIAMCSPGMLLLPVIMERLEKRAWMRRIQWAHAGIQTAVVGLFLIVMVPTGCALFPQRCKLSIDTIKRFEKENYEQIVRNTGGNPPKYVYFNKGL from the exons ATGTCCAGGATCGATATCACTCAACCATTATGGGACCAGAGTAGCTTCTATGGCAGGTTTAGGCATTTTGCCTTCATCTCTAACCCACTCTTGTCTCTGGCCTCTGAGAAAGAATTGTTGGAAGCTAAGGAGCTTTATAATCAATACAa AGCAGGCAAGGAACCGAGCGGCACGCCGTTAAAGAAAGTAATTcgggccaaacagctgtacgaGTCTGCCTTCCACCCGGACAGCGGAGAATTACAGAATGTGTTCGGCAGGATGTCATTTCAGATGCCCGGAGGGTGTATCATCACTGGAGCTATGTTGCAGTGGTATAA AACAGCCAAAGCGGTAGTATTCTGGCAATGGGTGAACCAGTCGTTCAACGCGCTAGTCAACTACACGAACAGAAACGCCAattcgcctttaacgacgACGCAGATGGGCATGGCGTACGTGTCGGCCACATCCGCGGCTTTAGCGACGGCGTTGACGTTCAAATTTGTAGTGCAGAAGCGAGCGAAGAATCCCATATTTGCT AGGTTCGTTCCGTTCGTGGCTGTCGCCGCTGCCAACTGGGTAAACATTCCTTTGATGAGGCAGAACGAAATATTATTAG GTCTCGACGTGACGGATGAGAATGGTAAAATAATTGGTAAGTCCCAAGTAGCGCCTATCAAAGGGATATCTCAAGTGGTCACATCcag GATAGCGATGTGTTCCCCTGGAATGCTTTTGCTGCCAGTGATAATGGAGCGCCTCGAGAAGCGAGCGTGGATGCGCAGGATTCAGTGGGCGCacgccgggattcaaaccgcTGTTGTGGGACTTTT cCTAATTGTCATGGTGCCGACGGGATGCGCGCTGTTTCCACAAAGATG CAAACTATCAATAGACACAATCAAACGATTTGAAAAGGAAAATTACGAACAAATAGTGAGAAACACGGGCGGCAATCCGCCGAAATACGTTTACTTCAACAAGGGATTGTAA